In Carnobacterium sp. CP1, the following are encoded in one genomic region:
- a CDS encoding dihydrolipoyl dehydrogenase family protein: MEKAFDVIVIGSGVGGTAIANGLAATGEKVAVVENDLWGGTCPNRGCDPKKVLVSAVEAKDAVTQLAGKGFSVTPQVNWPELMAFKETFTKPVPKTSQESLQSAGVETFTGSAQFTDEKTLQVNEDTLTAERFVIAAGAKPSILPIEGKEHFLTSNDFLSLPEMPETITFVGGGYIAFELAAIANAAGANVHLVHHNGRPLKAFDEEYVKEIVHQLETKGVTFHFNIDINKIEKKADSFILTDGKEFHLTSDLVFCSTGRVPNIDELKLENAGVAFDKKGITVNEYLQTSNAAIFACGDVLSKTQPKLTPVSTFEGSYLVHYLTGEATEKIAYPSIPTTIFSSPKLAQTGMTAAQASEQEEDYDVSDIDATSWFSYHRVNEPVSKIKIITERKTGLLVGATCINKRADDLINFFSLLIDQKTPAEDVAQLILAYPTIASDLTSIYA, encoded by the coding sequence ATGGAAAAAGCATTTGATGTAATCGTTATCGGCAGCGGTGTTGGCGGAACAGCAATAGCAAACGGGTTGGCAGCAACTGGGGAAAAAGTAGCTGTCGTAGAAAACGACTTATGGGGCGGAACTTGTCCCAACCGTGGTTGTGACCCTAAAAAAGTATTGGTATCAGCTGTAGAAGCTAAAGATGCCGTCACTCAATTAGCAGGCAAAGGTTTTTCTGTTACTCCTCAAGTCAATTGGCCTGAACTAATGGCATTTAAAGAAACCTTTACTAAGCCAGTACCCAAAACAAGTCAAGAAAGTTTGCAGTCAGCTGGTGTAGAAACCTTTACTGGTAGTGCTCAGTTTACGGATGAAAAAACACTTCAAGTAAATGAGGATACACTGACGGCGGAACGTTTTGTTATTGCTGCAGGCGCTAAACCCTCTATTTTACCGATTGAAGGAAAAGAGCACTTCTTAACCAGTAATGATTTTCTATCTTTACCTGAAATGCCTGAAACTATTACTTTTGTCGGTGGAGGATATATTGCTTTTGAGTTGGCAGCTATCGCTAATGCTGCAGGAGCTAACGTTCATTTGGTTCATCACAATGGTCGTCCCCTGAAAGCTTTTGACGAAGAATATGTAAAAGAAATTGTGCATCAATTAGAAACAAAAGGCGTGACGTTTCATTTCAATATAGATATTAATAAAATCGAAAAAAAAGCCGACTCTTTCATTTTGACAGATGGTAAAGAATTTCATTTGACCAGCGATCTGGTATTTTGTTCAACCGGCCGGGTTCCAAATATAGATGAATTGAAATTAGAAAATGCCGGAGTAGCATTTGATAAAAAAGGCATCACAGTCAATGAGTATTTGCAAACCAGCAATGCTGCCATTTTTGCTTGTGGCGATGTGTTGTCGAAAACCCAGCCCAAACTGACACCCGTCTCTACTTTTGAGGGAAGTTATTTGGTTCATTATCTGACAGGCGAAGCAACAGAAAAAATTGCCTATCCAAGTATTCCGACCACAATCTTTTCCAGTCCTAAATTAGCTCAAACTGGAATGACAGCAGCACAAGCGTCTGAGCAAGAAGAGGATTATGACGTTTCTGACATTGATGCAACTTCTTGGTTCAGCTACCATCGGGTAAACGAGCCTGTTTCAAAAATCAAAATCATTACAGAACGTAAAACAGGATTATTAGTCGGAGCAACGTGTATCAACAAAAGAGCCGATGATTTGATCAACTTCTTTAGTCTGTTGATTGATCAAAAAACACCAGCAGAAGATGTAGCGCAATTGATTTTGGCTTACCCAACGATTGCTAGTGATTTAACGTCGATTTATGCTTAA
- a CDS encoding PTS transporter subunit EIIC, which yields MNIVNESVSINEYEYLIEQIGGKENIQAFHEDGSRVIIELANKLDAQNLKKLKESDGIPSFIQINSQLEFVPDKDSPKEFVNLLKTLSIKTERKKFLDQAIEFVSSVFTPLLPLFAGSGILKGLLILLITFGWISETSGTYIVLSSAANAVFQFLPILVAFSTARKLKVNPFIAALLSAALMEPGIVGLLNGNTSETISFIGLPMVLMEYSSTVIPAILATSFYALVEKQIKKIVGESFQLIVVPLVALTIVVPFTLIVFGPFGIYLGNFLGYIVNGLLSFNGMISGALIASGWLVFVIFGLHWALYPIIIGNIASVGFDTILPLTGVANFALAGATLAVLLKTKNKNRKSIATSGLMSLFLAGIGEPSIYGVTLPLKKPFIATCIGSAVGGAVAGFFHTKALALVFVGIPTLPAFLTDTFIYFIISISVGFLVAFLTTWMIGFDEEI from the coding sequence GTGAATATCGTTAATGAGAGTGTCTCCATAAATGAATACGAGTATCTTATTGAACAAATTGGCGGTAAGGAAAATATTCAAGCTTTCCATGAGGATGGGAGCAGAGTGATCATAGAGCTCGCCAACAAATTAGACGCTCAGAATCTTAAAAAGTTAAAAGAGTCGGATGGTATTCCGTCCTTTATTCAAATTAACAGCCAATTGGAATTTGTTCCAGATAAGGACTCTCCTAAAGAATTTGTGAACCTGTTAAAAACACTGAGCATAAAAACAGAACGAAAAAAGTTTTTAGATCAAGCCATTGAATTTGTTAGTTCTGTTTTCACTCCATTATTGCCTTTGTTTGCAGGTTCAGGGATCCTTAAAGGCCTTCTAATTCTTCTGATAACGTTTGGATGGATTTCTGAAACAAGCGGCACGTATATTGTTTTGTCAAGTGCTGCAAATGCGGTCTTTCAATTTCTACCGATTTTAGTGGCTTTTTCAACTGCCAGAAAGCTGAAGGTAAATCCATTTATAGCTGCTCTTTTAAGTGCAGCTTTAATGGAACCGGGAATCGTTGGTTTACTAAACGGGAATACTAGTGAAACAATTTCTTTTATTGGGCTTCCTATGGTATTAATGGAGTATTCATCGACCGTCATTCCAGCTATTTTAGCAACCAGTTTTTATGCTTTAGTTGAAAAGCAAATTAAAAAAATTGTTGGAGAGAGTTTTCAGTTAATTGTAGTTCCTTTAGTGGCGTTGACTATTGTTGTTCCTTTTACTCTAATTGTTTTTGGACCATTTGGTATCTACTTAGGAAACTTTTTAGGGTATATCGTGAACGGACTTTTGTCTTTTAACGGAATGATCAGCGGTGCGCTGATTGCAAGCGGCTGGTTAGTTTTCGTGATCTTCGGCTTACATTGGGCACTCTATCCGATTATTATTGGCAATATCGCTTCAGTAGGGTTCGATACCATTTTGCCATTAACCGGAGTAGCTAACTTTGCTTTAGCAGGAGCAACCTTAGCAGTGTTATTAAAAACTAAGAATAAGAACCGCAAATCGATTGCTACTTCTGGTTTAATGTCTTTGTTTCTGGCGGGAATTGGTGAGCCAAGTATCTACGGTGTCACACTGCCTTTGAAAAAACCCTTTATTGCTACGTGTATAGGCAGTGCTGTTGGTGGAGCAGTCGCAGGTTTCTTTCACACTAAAGCGTTGGCATTAGTTTTTGTTGGTATTCCAACTTTACCAGCTTTTTTAACAGATACCTTTATCTACTTCATTATCAGTATTTCTGTAGGTTTCCTGGTAGCCTTTTTGACAACTTGGATGATTGGCTTTGATGAAGAAATCTAA